In Deltaproteobacteria bacterium, the following proteins share a genomic window:
- a CDS encoding XRE family transcriptional regulator, with protein sequence MELIQQPTRRSRLDAWLRERRITKRRLAAHLGLSYARTLQILRGIYLTSEHRRRLVDAGLPPELLPEPSDD encoded by the coding sequence ATGGAGTTGATACAACAGCCGACACGACGTTCACGATTGGACGCATGGCTGCGGGAGCGACGCATCACCAAGCGTCGTCTCGCGGCTCACCTTGGCCTTTCGTATGCCCGCACTCTGCAAATTTTGCGGGGCATTTATCTTACATCGGAGCACCGCCGCCGCCTGGTCGACGCCGGCCTGCCGCCGGAACTGCTTCCGGAGCCCAGCGATGACTGA